One Streptomyces umbrinus genomic window, GAAGCCGGCCGAGGCCAGGGTGGCGAGGGCGGCCGCCAGGAAGGGCCCCGGGCGCAGGACGAACAGCACGTACGGGGCCGCCAGCAGCAGAAGCAGCGGTACGCCCAGTCGCGGGCGCAGGCGAGGCGACACGAAGCGGGCCACCGCCACGTCGCCGGCCAGCATGCCCAGGGCCGCGCAGGCGAAGAGCAGGCCCGCGTGGTCGGGGGCGTACGAGACATAGAGGGACTCGCAGCCGACGATCAGGCCGTTGGGGATCCACAGCGCCAGGAACAGGTGGCGGCGGGGGCGGGAGGCGAGCAGGGCCGCGTTCGTGCGCCGGGTCTCGCGCACCGACGGGCGGCCCGTGGCTCTCGGCGAGCGGGGGGTCAGGGCGAGGCGGGACACCACGGCGGCCGTCGCGTACAGGGCAGCCGCCGTGAGGAGCGTGCCGCGCGGGGACAGGAACGCGATGAGTACGCCTCCGGTCGCGAACCCCGCGACCTGGGTGATCCCGTTCGTCATGTTGAAGGCCGAGCGGCCGAGGATGTAGCCGTCCTCCCGCAGGATCTCGTTCAGCAGGCCCCAGCGGACCCCGCCGCCCAGGGACGCCACCAGGCCCAGTACGAGGATCAGGGCGAAGATCCCCCACAGGGGCGGCGGGGCCGCGAGTGCCGCCGTACCCGCCGCGAACGCCAGCGCGGTGCCCGTCAGCGTGGCTCGCGGCGGCAGCCGGTCGGCCGCCGACAGGAGCGTGGTCGCGCCCAGCACCTGGGCCAGTGACGGACCGAACATGCTCAGGGCCGACAGCAGGGGCGAGTCCGTGGCCCGGTAGACCAGCGTGCCGAGCGCGAGGCCGCTCATCGTCTGGGCGGCCACCTGTGCCGAGGAGGCCAGGAAGAGGGGGGTGAACTCCGGGGTGCGGAAGAGGGACCGGTACGACGTCATGGGCATGCCCGGAGTCTCGGACCGGCTCCGGAACGGCCGGTAGAGTTTCGCGCCTGCGCGAAACAGACAGCGCACCGGACAAGCGGACAGACACCGGGGAGGCCGCCGACATGGGCTGGTGGCAGGTCAACGCCGACACCCTCGCGGGCAGCCGGTTCGTGCTCTCGCCGCTCGCCGAGACCTTCGCCTGTCTGAAGGCGCTGCGGGCGGGGACGGCCGCGCACCCGGGCGAGCGGGCCTGGCTGGAGGCCCACCTGCCGGACCACAACCGACAGCTGGCCGCCGATCCCGTCACCGCCGCCCTCGTCCGGGCCGGGCTCGGTCCTGAGTGGATCGCCGACTTCCTCACGCCCACCCCACGCGGCGAGGAGGACTTCGACACCGAGGTCGCCCGAGTGCGCGGAACGTCTCCCGAGGCCGCCCGTGCCCACCTCTCCGTGGCCCTGCGCGGCCCGCTCCCCCGCATCCTCCAGGACCGCGACGACCTCCCCGGCCGCGCCGCCGACCTGCTCACCCACGTCTGGACCGAGGCCGTACGCCCCTACTGGCCCCGTCGCCGTCGCGTGCTCGAAGCCGATGTCGTCGCCCGCACCGCCCAGTTGAGCCAGGGCGGCTGGGCGGCGGCCCTCGACGCGATGCGGCCGGGCATGCGCTGGCTCGGCGAGAACCGGCTGCAGATCAACCTCCACGAGTACCCGCCCCGCGAGATCTCCGGCGCCGAGCTCATCTTCGTACCCGTGACACCGCAGCGGCAGGGCTGGGTGTCGTGGGAGGAGCCGGACCGGTACGCGGTGGTGTACCCGTGCTCGGGCGCGCTCGCGGACACCGGGCCGACGGCCGCGGGCGCCCCCGAGAGCCTCAGCCGGTTGCTCGGGGCAGCGCGGGCGGGCGTCCTCGTCCTGCTCGACTCCCCCATGAGCACGAGCCAGGTGGTGGCCGTCACCGGCCAGGGGCTCGGCTCGGTCGGCCGCCATCTCAAGGTCCTGCTCGACGCCCGGCTCGTCGAGCGGCGGCGCTCCGGGCGGTCGGTCCTCTACTACCGCACCCCCGCGGGCGAGGTTCTCGTCGGGGTCCAGGATGACCGGGGCGCCGCCCGTGCCCCGTCGGACCGGAGTTAGCATCCGCTTATGACTACTGACTCAGTTCTCGACGTCGACATCGATGCCCTGCAGGGCGGTTCCGCGGACCTCGGCCAGTACAAGGGCCAGGCCGTACTCATCGTCAACGTGGCCTCCAAGTGCGGGCTCACCCCCCAGTACGGGGGCCTGGAGCGACTGCAGGAGCGGTACGCGGCACAGGGCTTCACCGTGCTCGGCGTGCCCTGCAACCAGTTCATGGGCCAGGAGCCCGGCACGTCCGAGGAGATCGCGGAGTTCTGCTCGGCGACGTACGGCGTGACCTTCCCGATGACCGAGAAGGTCGACGTGAACGGGGAAGCACGGCACGCGCTCTACGAGCGGCTCACCGGTTTCGCGGACGGCGAGGGGCACAGCGGCGACATCCGCTGGAACTTCGAGAAGTTCCTGATCGGCCGGGACGGCACGGTGGTCGCCCGCTTCTCGCCGCAGACCGAGCCGGAGTCGGCCGAGGTCGTGGCGGCCGTGGAGGCACTGGTCGCCTGACGCGGCGGCTCCCACCGGTTGCCGTCGCCCGACCCGGCTGCTCCCGTCGGTTGACCTTGCCCCTGGGGCAAGGAGCACCGTCCTCCCCGCCGGGCGGCAGTCGCCCGGTGACGGAGGATGGGCCCGTGGAACCCGTGACCAGCACGACCGACGCGTTGCCCCCGGCCGAGGGCCTGCTCACGATCGGCGCGTTCGCCGCCCGTGCGCGGCTCTCGCCGAAGGCACTGCGGCTGTACGACCGGCTGGGCCTGCTGCGCCCCGCGCACGTCGACGACACGACCGGCTACCGCTACTACCGCGCCGCCCAGGTCGAACGCGCCCGCCTGGTCTTCCTGCTGCGCGGACTCGACATGCCGCTCGCCCGGATCGCCGAGGTCGTGGAGCGCCAGGAGACCGACGGGCAGGCGGCCGCGGACCTCGTGACCGCCTACTGGGCGGACGTCGAGGAGCGCCTCGCCGGGCAGCGGACACTCGCGCACTACCTCCGTGGACGGCTTTCCGGAAGGAGTTCCGAGTTGTACGCGACATTCGAGGTCCACACCGTGGACGTACCGGAGCAGTGGGTCATCACCGAGAAGCGGCACACCCTCGTGGAGGAGCTGCCCGTCTGGATCCCGGCGTCGCTGGGCCGGCTGGAGGCGGCGGCGAAGGAGTGCGGCGGCACGACGGGCGCGCCCTTCGTCGTCTACCACTCCGAGGTCTCCCAGGAGAGCGACGGCCCCGTAGAGTCCTGCGTCCCCGTGGCCGACCCGGAGGCCGCCCGCACCTGGGCCGGCCGGCACGCCCGAGCCTGGAACACAACGGCCCGCCTGGAACCCGCCCACCGCCTCGCCTACACCCGCATAACCAAGGCCCAGGTGGCAAACCCCCAGATCCACGCCGCCTACGAGGCAGTGGAATCCTGGCTGACCGAACAAGGCCACACCTGCGCAGGCCCCTGCCGAGAGATCTACTTCACCGACTGGGACGACTCGGGCCCGGAGGACGAGGTGTGCGACATCGCCTTCCCAATCCACCCAGGCTGACGAGGGCGCCCCTTTAGGGGCGCGGGGAACTGCGCGACCAGCCACAACGAACCCGCACCCGACATCGAACCCGCGGAAGCGTTACCCACTGCTCCCGCGGACGGCCTCCCTCATCTCCTCAGGACACCCCGTCCCCCGGGGCAACTGATAAGGCGCAGCCAACCGATACGTGCCGGCCCGCGGAGCGAGCAGCTCCGTCCACTTGTCCCCGTTGACATCCTTCTCCGTCTCCATCAGACACCCGTTGACGTTCTCGTACGCCTTCGGCATCTCGTCGTCGTCCTCCCGCAGCCGCTTCGACTCCTCGGTCTCCTGGGGCGGCTTGACGCTCTTTCCCTCCGCGTCGACGAGCCCGAGCCACGGCGAGTACGGGATCCGGATGAGCACCCGCCCCGCCCGCTTCACCTCGATGGTCAGCTCACCCTGCTCGGCCCGGTCGACGACGGCGGGCGGGTCGGCCATCGGGGTGGGGTCGGTGACCTGGAAGAGCTGCCAGTTGGCGTCGCCCCAGACCTGCTTCAGATACGGCATCCCGCGCTGCACGAGCTCCCGCTCGCGCTCACCGCCGTCGCCGTCGGGCTCGCCCTTGGGGACGACGACGAAGTGGACGGCCCAGCGCCGCAGCCACTCGTGGTAGTTCGCGGAGTTGAGGGTGTCGTCGTAGAAGAGGGGGTTGCGCTCCATGTCCGCCTGACGGTTCCAGCCGCGGGCGAGGTTGACGTACGGGGCGAGGGCGGACGCCTCCCGGTGGGAGCGGGCCGGTACGACCTCGACGCGGCCCTTCTCGGCACCGGCGACCTGGAGCTGGTTGACGAGCGGGGCCAGTTCGCGGGCCCAGGACGCCGCCGGCGTCGTATGCACTATGTCGTCGACGGCCTTGAAGCCGATCCAGGCGTTCATGCCCACGAAGGTGACGACGATCGCGTACCACTTGCGCGAGCGCGGCACCGTGAAGGGCAGCGCGGCGATCAGCACGACCCCCGCCAGGAGCATGGGCAGGCGGCTGATGTTGGAGCCGATCTGCGAGCTGATCAGCCAGACGAGGAGGACGGAGAGGCCGTACACGGCCGCCGTGATCCGGACGGTCTTCCACTCCTTGGGGACGAGGAGGAAGACGAACACCGAGTACGAGAACGGCAGCAGGACCGACGCCCACAGCATCGGCTGCGTACCGGAGAAGGGGAACAGCCACGCGGAGACGCCGACGACGGCGGCGGGCGCGAGGCCGAGCGCGTACGCGCCCGGGCGGCGCTTCTGCAGGAAGAGCGCCACCGCGACGAAGCCCACGAACAGTCCGGCCACGGGTGACGCGGCGGTCGCGAGCGCGGCGAGGGGGGCCGCGCACAGGGCCTTGGCCCAGCGTTTGTAGCGCCAGCGGTACGGCCAGCAGAAGACGACGGCGGTCGCGCCGAGCGCGAACACCATGCCGAGGCCGAAGGTCACGCGTCCCGAGGCCGCGTTGCACAGCAGCGCGAACACTCCGGCGAGCGACGGCCACACCGGGTTCCGTACGGCCCTGGTGCGCATCAGGATCAGCGTGAGCAGCCCGGCGGAGATCGTCCCCGCGATCATCAGCGTCGTACGCACGCCGAGCACGGCCATCAGATACGGCGACACCACGCTGTACGACACCGGGTGCATCCCGCCGTACCAGGCCAGGTTGTACGCCGAACCCGGGTTCCGCCCGACGAACTCGGCCCACGCGTCCTGCGCCGCGAGGTCGCCCCCGCTGTTCGCGAACGTGAAGAACCAGATGACGTGGAGGACGCCGGAGAGTGCGGTGGCGAGGGTCGCGGGGTGCCGAAGGAAGCGGTGGAGACGAGTGGTCTCGTGAACGCCGTCGGGGTCCGCGCGGTGCTCGCCGTCCTCGCCGTCCTCGGAGTCGGAGGCGTCGGGGAGTTCGGCGGACCCGGAGGTCTCCGGAACAACCTCGGCCGACTCGGAGAAGTCGGAGGAGTGGGAGGCCTCAGAAGCGTCAGAGGCGTCAGAGACGTCGTCCGATCCGGGGCGTTCAGCGTTCCGCGTACGCAGGCGTATTCGCTGGCCGGCTTCTTGGCCCGGCTCGGCGTCGTCGGCGTGCGTCGGCTCCGCTGTCGCCACGTGAAGGCACTCCCGTGTCCCGTTGTTTCACTGCTCGGCCGAGCCCCGCGGCGGGCGACCTTGCCCTTCTCGCGACGCTAGCACGCGCCCCGGCCCAGAGCGCCGGGGCGGTACTCCGTCGGCGGGGTGCAACCGTTTCGGCACGGCTTGGGGGCATTACGCCCCCAAGCCGCCGCGGTTGCGTACGTCCCGTCAGCTCACCCTGGTGAGCTTGGACCCGTAGCCCGGTTCGACGAGGTCCGACTGGAGCGCGACCGGCACCTCGACCGCGTTGCCGCTCGTGCCGTCACCGACGCTCAGGGAGCCGACCTTGGTTCCCGCCTTGGCC contains:
- a CDS encoding glutathione peroxidase, which encodes MTTDSVLDVDIDALQGGSADLGQYKGQAVLIVNVASKCGLTPQYGGLERLQERYAAQGFTVLGVPCNQFMGQEPGTSEEIAEFCSATYGVTFPMTEKVDVNGEARHALYERLTGFADGEGHSGDIRWNFEKFLIGRDGTVVARFSPQTEPESAEVVAAVEALVA
- a CDS encoding MFS transporter; amino-acid sequence: MATAEPTHADDAEPGQEAGQRIRLRTRNAERPGSDDVSDASDASEASHSSDFSESAEVVPETSGSAELPDASDSEDGEDGEHRADPDGVHETTRLHRFLRHPATLATALSGVLHVIWFFTFANSGGDLAAQDAWAEFVGRNPGSAYNLAWYGGMHPVSYSVVSPYLMAVLGVRTTLMIAGTISAGLLTLILMRTRAVRNPVWPSLAGVFALLCNAASGRVTFGLGMVFALGATAVVFCWPYRWRYKRWAKALCAAPLAALATAASPVAGLFVGFVAVALFLQKRRPGAYALGLAPAAVVGVSAWLFPFSGTQPMLWASVLLPFSYSVFVFLLVPKEWKTVRITAAVYGLSVLLVWLISSQIGSNISRLPMLLAGVVLIAALPFTVPRSRKWYAIVVTFVGMNAWIGFKAVDDIVHTTPAASWARELAPLVNQLQVAGAEKGRVEVVPARSHREASALAPYVNLARGWNRQADMERNPLFYDDTLNSANYHEWLRRWAVHFVVVPKGEPDGDGGERERELVQRGMPYLKQVWGDANWQLFQVTDPTPMADPPAVVDRAEQGELTIEVKRAGRVLIRIPYSPWLGLVDAEGKSVKPPQETEESKRLREDDDEMPKAYENVNGCLMETEKDVNGDKWTELLAPRAGTYRLAAPYQLPRGTGCPEEMREAVRGSSG
- a CDS encoding winged helix-turn-helix domain-containing protein, which encodes MGWWQVNADTLAGSRFVLSPLAETFACLKALRAGTAAHPGERAWLEAHLPDHNRQLAADPVTAALVRAGLGPEWIADFLTPTPRGEEDFDTEVARVRGTSPEAARAHLSVALRGPLPRILQDRDDLPGRAADLLTHVWTEAVRPYWPRRRRVLEADVVARTAQLSQGGWAAALDAMRPGMRWLGENRLQINLHEYPPREISGAELIFVPVTPQRQGWVSWEEPDRYAVVYPCSGALADTGPTAAGAPESLSRLLGAARAGVLVLLDSPMSTSQVVAVTGQGLGSVGRHLKVLLDARLVERRRSGRSVLYYRTPAGEVLVGVQDDRGAARAPSDRS
- a CDS encoding MFS transporter — encoded protein: MTSYRSLFRTPEFTPLFLASSAQVAAQTMSGLALGTLVYRATDSPLLSALSMFGPSLAQVLGATTLLSAADRLPPRATLTGTALAFAAGTAALAAPPPLWGIFALILVLGLVASLGGGVRWGLLNEILREDGYILGRSAFNMTNGITQVAGFATGGVLIAFLSPRGTLLTAAALYATAAVVSRLALTPRSPRATGRPSVRETRRTNAALLASRPRRHLFLALWIPNGLIVGCESLYVSYAPDHAGLLFACAALGMLAGDVAVARFVSPRLRPRLGVPLLLLLAAPYVLFVLRPGPFLAAALATLASAGFAASLLQQERLMAVTPPELSGHALGLHSSGMLTMQGVGAALAGATAQLTSPGTAMTVIALASIAVTVSLAPGLRPAPRAASAPRTA
- a CDS encoding MerR family transcriptional regulator, which produces MEPVTSTTDALPPAEGLLTIGAFAARARLSPKALRLYDRLGLLRPAHVDDTTGYRYYRAAQVERARLVFLLRGLDMPLARIAEVVERQETDGQAAADLVTAYWADVEERLAGQRTLAHYLRGRLSGRSSELYATFEVHTVDVPEQWVITEKRHTLVEELPVWIPASLGRLEAAAKECGGTTGAPFVVYHSEVSQESDGPVESCVPVADPEAARTWAGRHARAWNTTARLEPAHRLAYTRITKAQVANPQIHAAYEAVESWLTEQGHTCAGPCREIYFTDWDDSGPEDEVCDIAFPIHPG